In Aedes albopictus strain Foshan chromosome 3, AalbF5, whole genome shotgun sequence, the following are encoded in one genomic region:
- the LOC109415063 gene encoding uncharacterized protein C9orf85 homolog: MSTRRGDGGRRSRPQKHQNSFAFKNDLHDKHTPLIKLITTLNVCEVCERCKEQIEWKIKYRKYKPLTQPGKCNKCSERKVKRAYHVLCRDCALSSKCCAKCLKSSEEVSIVPPEPTIEEKIKLKVEMDQLIKSLPERKRRTFLRYMNKGKKKEKAQDGDSDYDDDEQKGRKKAENMPRTREELMEKFEQLKLAVNEDGDDLFSDDDDDYEDLSDEDFSN; the protein is encoded by the coding sequence ATGAGCACAAGACGTGGTGACGGTGGCCGCAGGTCACGCCCGCAGAAGCACCAGAACTCATTTGCCTTCAAAAACGATCTCCACGACAAGCACACACCGCTCATCAAGTTGATCACCACGCTGAATGTTTGCGAAGTCTGCGAGCGGTGCAAGGAGCAGATCGAGTGGAAGATAAAATACCGCAAGTACAAACCGCTGACGCAGCCCGGGAAGTGCAACAAATGCAGCGAGCGGAAGGTCAAACGGGCGTATCATGTCCTCTGCCGGGATTGTGCCCTGTCGAGTAAATGTTGCGCCAAATGTTTGAAGTCGTCCGAAGAAGTGAGTATCGTTCCACCCGAACCAACTATCGAGGAAAAGATTAAGCTGAAAGTGGAAATGGACCAGCTCATCAAGTCGCTGCCGGAACGCAAGCGGAGGACTTTCCTACGATACATGAACAAGGGCAAGAAGAAGGAGAAAGCCCAGGACGGTGATTCGGATTACGACGACGATGAGCAGAAGGGGCGGAAGAAGGCAGAGAATATGCCTCGAACCAGGGAGGAGTTGATGGAGAAGTTCGAACAGCTCAAACTGGCCGTAAATGAAGATGGAGATGATTTGTTCTCGGATGACGATGACGATTACGAGGACTTGAGCGATGAAGATTTTTCCAACTGA
- the LOC109403285 gene encoding probable 18S rRNA (guanine-N(7))-methyltransferase: MARRPEHLAPPEIFYNEDEARKYTNNTRIIDIQVQMCERAIELLALPEDDTHLILDIGCGSGLSGSVLEEQGHVWVGVDIAKAMLDVAVEREVEGDLILGDMGQGMPFKAGTFDGAVSISALQWLCNADKKSHEPHKRLYQFFSTLFSSLTRNARAVFQFYPENSDQIELVTTQAMKAGFYGGLVVDYPNSSKAKKYFLVLMTGGMVKLPAALGTDEDSSQIPYSRKRELARNARGKPLKKSREWVLQKKERRRQQGNDTRTDSRYTARKRSGRF; this comes from the exons ATGGCACGTCGCCCTGAGCATTTGGCTCCACCAGAAATC TTCTACAACGAAGATGAAGCCCGCAAATACACAAACAATACCCGCATCATCGACATCCAGGTACAGATGTGCGAACGGGCCATCGAGCTGCTAGCGCTGCCGGAAGACGACACCCATCTGATATTGGACATCGGGTGCGGTTCGGGTCTTTCCGGCAGCGTACTGGAAGAGCAGGGTCACGTCTGGGTGGGCGTTGACATCGCCAAGGCCATGCTGGATGTGGCCGTCGAGCGGGAAGTCGAAGGCGACCTCATCCTGGGCGACATGGGACAGGGAATGCCATTCAAGGCCGGTACCTTCGATGGGGCCGTTTCGATTTCGGCGCTGCAGTGGCTCTGCAATGCCGACAAGAAGTCGCACGAACCGCACAAGAGATTGTACCAGTTCTTCAGCACACTGTTTTCGTCATTG ACGCGAAACGCCCGGGCAGTGTTTCAGTTCTACCCGGAGAACTCCGATCAAATCGAACTGGTGACAACGCAGGCAATGAAGGCCGGCTTCTACGGTGGCCTAGTGGTGGACTACCCGAATTCGTCCAAGGCGAAGAAATACTTTCTGGTGCTGATGACGGGTGGAATGGTTAAACTGCCGGCAGCGCTCGGAACAGACGAGGATTCGAGCCAAATTCCGTACAGTAGAAAGCGCGAGTTGGCACGTAACGCTCGCGGAAagcccctgaagaaatcccgagagtgGGTTCTGCAGAAGAAGGAACGCCGGCGCCAGCAAGGAAATGATACCCGAACCGACTCGAGGTATACCGCGAGGAAACGAAGTGGCCGTTTCTAA
- the LOC109415065 gene encoding dnaJ homolog subfamily C member 30, mitochondrial-like — MSIWKSSNVINSLLNQSKLNVESKGQGAVYLLVHRCISLCNILQRSHYDSLGLTPRATQNDIKQAYYKLSKLYHPDKNEGCDNAADKFRSITEAYEVLGNYRLRKLYDKGILHTAGRQYAQHHSTVEKEPEEDDPQTRFYKKRMTRTHVPTASGRTPIYDFDEWSRNHYGKNFERKKAADAKFRAKVEREETIDSHVLQGYVVYAMVGLAVFYGLILLNESSHDRPKALEKKQDDIK; from the coding sequence ATGAGTATTTGGAAATCTTCAAACGTAATAAATAGCCTCCTAAACCAAAGCAAGTTGAATGTGGAAAGCAAAGGCCAAGGTGCAGTGTATTTGTTGGTGCATCGATGCATAAGTTTGTGCAACATCCTGCAGCGGTCCCATTACGATTCGCTCGGATTGACCCCCCGCGCAACGCAGAATGACATCAAGCAGGCTTATTACAAGCTGTCGAAGCTTTACCATCCGGACAAGAACGAGGGCTGTGACAACGCAGCGGATAAATTCCGATCCATCACCGAGGCGTACGAGGTCCTGGGAAATTATCGCCTTCGAAAGTTGTACGACAAAGGAATCCTACACACGGCAGGTCGTCAGTATGCCCAGCACCATTCAACGGTGGAAAAGGAGCCGGAAGAGGACGACCCGCAAACTCGCTTCTACAAGAAACGCATGACCCGAACTCACGTTCCGACGGCCTCGGGGCGGACACCGATCTACGATTTCGACGAGTGGTCTCGGAACCATTACGGGAAGAACTTCGAGCGGAAGAAGGCGGCCGATGCCAAGTTTCGCGCCAAGGTTGAAAGGGAGGAAACGATTGATTCGCACGTGCTCCAAGGGTATGTTGTGTACGCGATGGTGGGACTTGCGGTGTTTTATGGATTGATACTTTTGAACGAAAGTTCACACGATAGGCCCAAGGCGTTAGAAAAGAAACAGGATGATATAAAGTAG